The following are encoded in a window of Campylobacterota bacterium genomic DNA:
- a CDS encoding macro domain-containing protein has protein sequence MKKNSFLVVAIFCVASLPSLNAQHSTLEFAEVAAAGLAGIAEFRAALEQEEKPAEQCRKEYALAHGLHAAYNVLALCNYSDGDKDIDGRHAIGHGVCAGFDVLFCLINGLKGDPDKQMDVKDDQWIATGVHDYSLVALSTACSMIAAACNHPEKDYWKRHVAQDCYALARVLRMASKKRDNKPVLFIALAEAAYMLKRLIEDFRADGKNDLVEQLYQHIESSKAPLRIVVGETDLSKVDRKLRLIEKFDDISVNRPVAGRSGSIVDYAKGCGLEQDLLTRLEKLNGRKAKSNGGGSGPVPGKGPVDKNEEVFDKPFIYNGVQLVLIKGNMVTMKFDNPATAAIVNAAKPTLAGGGGIDGAIHSAAESSELVAYNSQNNAGHCDVGKAKWSPAFGLSRNGVVDNIIHTVGPHGTDSDREQKLIDAYQNSLALAAQKDIAEIAFVPISTNNYGYNISEATPVALNAIKDWINANGADKVKKIYFVIFNDGPAANLYKDQMQGIFK, from the coding sequence ATGAAGAAAAATAGTTTTTTAGTAGTAGCGATTTTCTGTGTTGCTAGCTTGCCTAGCCTTAATGCCCAACACTCAACATTGGAGTTTGCTGAAGTTGCAGCAGCTGGTCTTGCCGGTATTGCAGAGTTTCGTGCAGCGCTTGAGCAAGAGGAAAAACCAGCAGAGCAATGTCGTAAAGAGTATGCTCTCGCGCATGGTTTGCACGCAGCGTACAATGTTTTGGCGCTGTGCAATTATTCTGATGGTGATAAGGATATTGATGGTAGACATGCTATAGGGCATGGCGTGTGCGCAGGTTTTGACGTGCTTTTTTGTTTAATCAATGGACTTAAAGGTGATCCTGATAAGCAAATGGATGTAAAAGACGATCAGTGGATTGCTACTGGTGTGCATGACTATAGTTTGGTTGCATTGAGCACAGCATGCTCGATGATTGCTGCAGCGTGCAATCATCCAGAAAAAGATTATTGGAAGCGTCATGTTGCGCAAGACTGTTATGCTCTTGCTCGTGTTTTGCGTATGGCAAGCAAGAAGCGTGATAACAAACCTGTACTTTTTATTGCGCTTGCAGAGGCTGCATACATGCTTAAGCGTTTGATAGAAGATTTTCGTGCAGATGGTAAAAATGATTTGGTTGAGCAGTTGTATCAGCACATTGAAAGTTCAAAGGCTCCACTCCGGATAGTAGTAGGAGAAACAGATTTGTCCAAAGTAGACAGGAAACTTCGATTAATTGAAAAGTTTGACGACATCAGTGTGAACAGGCCGGTAGCAGGTCGTTCAGGTTCAATTGTTGATTATGCAAAGGGCTGTGGCCTTGAGCAGGATTTGCTTACACGCTTGGAGAAGCTAAATGGTAGAAAAGCCAAGAGCAATGGCGGTGGAAGTGGACCAGTGCCTGGAAAGGGGCCGGTTGACAAAAACGAAGAGGTATTCGATAAACCCTTTATCTATAACGGTGTTCAGCTGGTGTTGATTAAAGGCAATATGGTGACAATGAAGTTTGATAACCCAGCGACAGCTGCCATTGTTAATGCTGCAAAACCTACACTAGCTGGTGGAGGGGGTATTGATGGAGCAATTCATAGTGCTGCAGAAAGTTCAGAGTTGGTTGCATACAATTCACAAAACAATGCTGGTCATTGCGATGTTGGGAAGGCAAAATGGAGCCCCGCTTTTGGGCTTTCTAGGAATGGTGTTGTGGATAACATTATTCACACTGTTGGGCCACATGGGACCGATTCCGATCGTGAGCAAAAATTGATAGATGCGTATCAAAATTCGTTAGCTCTAGCTGCACAAAAAGATATTGCAGAAATTGCATTTGTACCAATTAGTACAAATAATTACGGATATAACATTAGTGAGGCAACTCCAGTAGCGCTTAACGCGATCAAGGACTGGATTAACGCTAACGGAGCGGATAAAGTTAAAAAGATATACTTTGTTATCTTTAACGATGGGCCTGCTGCTAATCTCTATAAAGATCAGATGCAAGGTATATTTAAATAG
- a CDS encoding deoxyribonuclease IV: protein MSTKKSAQALIGSHISAAGGLHKAVERGESIDCTAMQIFTKSNRTWFEKKISQEEADLFKQALKNSQIQMVCAHSAYLINLASSTDATVDKSRKSLLEEVRRCEMLDIPFLVLHPGSHTGAGLEAGIEKIAKNLDYVFEHTQGKTKILLETMAGQGTQVGYDFEHLKNIRSASNHSRQLGVCLDTCHIFAAGYDITSKDAYDQVMNDFDKIVGLSNLKIIHLNDSKTKLASHVDRHIDLGKGNIPLDAFSWIVNDSRLQKIPKILETPSDPDMKLWEEEIKLLRDMIK, encoded by the coding sequence ATGAGCACAAAAAAATCAGCACAAGCTCTTATTGGTTCACACATATCGGCAGCCGGCGGCCTACATAAAGCAGTCGAGCGTGGCGAGTCAATCGACTGCACTGCTATGCAAATTTTTACAAAAAGCAATCGTACCTGGTTTGAAAAAAAAATAAGCCAAGAAGAGGCTGACCTCTTTAAGCAGGCTCTAAAAAATTCACAAATACAAATGGTATGTGCACACAGCGCGTACCTGATTAATCTGGCATCAAGCACTGATGCCACGGTCGACAAATCGCGCAAATCACTACTTGAGGAGGTTCGTCGTTGCGAGATGCTGGACATTCCTTTTTTGGTGTTACACCCGGGCTCTCATACCGGAGCGGGTCTTGAGGCAGGCATTGAAAAAATTGCGAAAAATCTTGACTACGTTTTTGAACACACGCAAGGAAAAACAAAAATTTTACTCGAAACTATGGCAGGACAAGGAACGCAAGTTGGCTACGATTTTGAACATCTCAAAAACATTCGCTCAGCATCAAACCACTCGCGCCAACTTGGTGTGTGTCTTGACACCTGTCACATTTTTGCTGCCGGCTATGACATCACCTCCAAAGATGCATATGACCAAGTCATGAACGATTTTGACAAAATTGTCGGTTTGTCAAATTTAAAAATCATTCATCTTAATGACTCAAAAACAAAGCTCGCATCTCACGTAGATCGTCACATAGATCTTGGCAAGGGAAATATTCCACTCGATGCATTTTCATGGATTGTGAACGATTCTCGATTGCAAAAAATTCCCAAGATTTTAGAGACCCCATCAGACCCTGACATGAAACTATGGGAAGAGGAAATAAAACTTCTTCGAGATATGATTAAGTAA
- a CDS encoding MoxR family ATPase — translation MTRSFRMEQLQQPTSQLIIDQIKEKSLSWGNLKEEVSKTIVGQDYIVERIFLGLLCNNHILLEGVPGLAKTTLIKALAQALGVSFSRIQFTPDLLPADLIGTMVYNPKTQDFNTKKGPIFANLILADEINRAPAKVQSALLEAMQEHQVTIGDQTFKLDEPFLVLATQNPIDQEGTYRLPEAQVDRFIFKLLITYPTQEQEKQIVQKSFTSQESRTILSKEEICHAQKLVAEVYVDERVLDYIVQIVFATRAPQDHNLDELKHLIEYGGSPRATLSLTHAAKAHAFLKKRHFVIPDDVKAVAADVLRHRILLTYEAEAENISTDTIVQKILRTVPAP, via the coding sequence ATGACAAGGAGTTTTAGGATGGAACAACTACAACAACCAACCTCTCAATTAATCATTGATCAAATTAAAGAGAAAAGCCTTTCCTGGGGCAACTTAAAGGAAGAAGTTAGTAAAACAATCGTTGGACAAGACTATATTGTTGAACGCATCTTTCTCGGCCTTCTGTGTAACAACCATATCCTTCTTGAAGGGGTACCAGGCCTTGCCAAAACAACTTTAATCAAAGCACTGGCCCAAGCGCTTGGCGTAAGTTTTAGTCGTATACAATTTACACCCGATCTTTTGCCGGCAGATTTGATAGGAACCATGGTCTACAACCCTAAAACGCAAGATTTTAACACAAAAAAAGGTCCTATTTTTGCCAACCTAATTTTAGCCGACGAAATTAATCGTGCGCCAGCCAAAGTTCAGTCTGCACTGCTTGAAGCTATGCAAGAACATCAGGTAACTATTGGTGATCAAACATTTAAGCTTGATGAGCCATTTTTGGTTCTTGCAACACAAAATCCTATTGATCAAGAGGGAACATACCGACTACCTGAAGCACAGGTTGACCGTTTTATTTTCAAGCTTCTTATAACTTACCCAACACAAGAACAAGAAAAACAAATTGTGCAAAAGAGCTTTACATCACAAGAGTCACGCACAATCCTAAGCAAAGAAGAAATTTGTCATGCTCAAAAGCTGGTGGCTGAAGTATATGTTGATGAGCGTGTTTTAGACTACATTGTACAAATTGTTTTTGCCACACGCGCTCCTCAAGATCACAATCTTGACGAACTCAAACACTTGATCGAATATGGTGGATCACCTCGCGCAACGCTCTCACTCACGCACGCAGCAAAAGCTCACGCTTTTTTAAAGAAACGCCATTTTGTCATTCCTGACGATGTGAAGGCCGTTGCTGCAGACGTTTTACGCCATCGGATTTTGCTCACCTATGAGGCTGAGGCCGAAAACATTTCAACCGACACGATTGTTCAAAAAATACTTCGTACTGTGCCCGCACCATAA
- the tpiA gene encoding triose-phosphate isomerase, translated as MNKKLTYIANWKMFFTFEQTTDFVTTHYDELLDLAQTQNCDILLSPSFPSLYATAKMFETTPIKIGAQDCAHHLAGAFTGQVSAYDLKLMGCAYSIIGHSERRRYNHETDDVIAKKFELLTDQEISPILCVGENEQQYKKGETLEVIKNQTAQIFEWIKTKAPALNTIPIYIAYEPVWAIGTGNVPTSQQAEIVFEWLFETTQALAEHIDWRLLYGGSVNEQTVGSFKQTPHLDGFLIGKASTDFQELKNIVSL; from the coding sequence ATGAACAAAAAACTAACATACATTGCGAACTGGAAAATGTTCTTTACTTTTGAACAGACCACTGACTTTGTCACAACACATTACGATGAACTACTTGATCTCGCACAAACACAAAATTGTGACATCCTTCTTAGCCCGTCCTTTCCAAGTCTTTATGCAACCGCAAAAATGTTTGAAACCACACCAATTAAAATTGGTGCTCAGGACTGTGCTCATCACCTAGCGGGGGCATTTACCGGGCAAGTGTCAGCGTATGACTTAAAACTTATGGGATGCGCATACTCAATCATTGGACACAGCGAACGTCGCCGCTACAACCACGAAACCGATGATGTCATTGCAAAAAAATTTGAACTCTTAACTGATCAGGAAATCAGTCCAATCCTTTGCGTCGGCGAAAATGAACAACAGTACAAAAAAGGTGAAACGCTTGAGGTTATCAAAAATCAGACCGCACAAATATTCGAATGGATAAAAACCAAAGCACCTGCCTTAAACACCATACCCATTTACATAGCATATGAGCCCGTTTGGGCCATCGGTACTGGGAACGTCCCCACGTCTCAGCAGGCAGAGATTGTTTTTGAGTGGCTATTTGAAACAACCCAGGCACTCGCAGAACACATTGATTGGAGACTTTTATACGGGGGATCTGTCAATGAACAAACGGTTGGATCATTTAAGCAAACACCCCATCTGGATGGCTTTTTGATAGGAAAAGCAAGCACCGATTTTCAAGAGCTAAAAAACATAGTAAGCTTGTAA
- a CDS encoding sigma-54-dependent Fis family transcriptional regulator, translating into MNIRPENKKPKVLIIDDEQAILQTLQASLKDEQFNVQTLDNSTQALDVITKYRPDAILLDIFMPHCDGSQLLSSIKEKHPDQEVIVISGFGTIPLAIDMIKKGARDFIEKPLNFDEILEKLQFLKQEWSAGDTSRFLPFGIAGSSALFCEFLDQLAQLAKTNFPVLLYGPRGSGKSLYAHYIHRVSKQKQHPATLIDCAQVHTIKSTSFQQPGTVILKNIHLLSPSRQQRILEELNNPKLEARIIATATPDLFSNMTKGLFDATLFYKLNVVPQELPTLAKRKEDIKTLINYFLDQANQICKKNVALSNGCKELLSNYKWPGDVTQLKNVITYTVAQAPYKNHVINPEDIVHYFTNNKSEEQFFDGFGSLEEAQQAFEKKFIFYLLKKNGYNIFQLSQALKVNTAQLRDKLKKLNVLANI; encoded by the coding sequence ATGAATATTCGACCAGAAAATAAAAAACCCAAAGTGTTAATAATAGATGATGAGCAAGCAATTTTACAAACCTTACAAGCTTCGCTCAAGGACGAACAATTTAATGTTCAGACACTTGATAACAGCACTCAAGCACTTGATGTCATAACAAAATATAGACCAGATGCCATCTTACTTGACATCTTTATGCCACACTGTGATGGTTCACAGCTTTTGAGCAGCATCAAAGAAAAACATCCTGATCAAGAAGTTATTGTGATATCTGGCTTTGGCACAATTCCTTTGGCTATCGATATGATCAAAAAAGGCGCTCGTGATTTTATAGAAAAACCGCTTAACTTTGATGAAATTCTTGAAAAACTCCAGTTCCTGAAACAAGAATGGTCCGCTGGTGATACATCTCGCTTCTTACCTTTCGGCATAGCCGGTAGCAGTGCACTTTTTTGTGAGTTTCTGGACCAGCTTGCGCAGCTTGCAAAAACAAATTTTCCTGTTCTGCTCTATGGGCCCAGGGGCTCAGGCAAAAGCTTGTACGCACACTACATCCATAGAGTCAGCAAACAAAAACAGCATCCCGCAACCCTCATTGATTGCGCGCAAGTACATACCATAAAAAGTACAAGTTTTCAGCAGCCCGGCACAGTCATCTTAAAAAACATTCACCTACTCTCCCCAAGTCGCCAGCAACGGATTCTTGAAGAACTTAACAATCCAAAACTTGAAGCCCGCATTATTGCAACCGCAACACCCGATCTCTTTTCAAATATGACCAAGGGACTTTTTGATGCAACATTATTCTACAAATTAAATGTTGTCCCCCAAGAGCTTCCTACTCTTGCCAAACGGAAAGAAGATATTAAAACACTCATCAATTATTTTTTGGATCAAGCAAATCAGATATGCAAAAAAAATGTTGCTTTGAGCAACGGATGCAAAGAGCTGTTAAGTAACTACAAATGGCCCGGTGACGTCACTCAGCTCAAAAATGTTATCACGTATACCGTGGCTCAAGCTCCATATAAAAATCACGTCATCAACCCAGAAGACATCGTTCACTACTTCACCAATAATAAAAGCGAAGAACAATTCTTTGATGGTTTTGGTTCCTTGGAAGAAGCTCAACAAGCATTTGAAAAGAAATTTATTTTTTACCTGCTTAAAAAAAATGGTTACAATATTTTTCAGCTTTCACAGGCGCTTAAGGTTAATACCGCTCAACTGCGTGACAAATTAAAAAAGCTTAACGTGCTTGCAAATATCTAA
- a CDS encoding alpha/beta fold hydrolase produces the protein MKRRIHPAVWWGAGIVGVFFFVVCPIVSYLALGKLTFTEERILHDGKSHKIVAQEIRDELLKRPNMKQFTFKNQDGQLLTGFHLKRENAKATMLLCHGYRGSKEFMYTFLELFPEWNMISFDFRAHGQSEGSITTIGCHEYKDVLAAVDYVKQEAKQSGKELPLIVLGVSMGGAAALKAAESSSNMCNVLVIDSTYASLNATVMKGFARMSGLPLYPFFTMTRMMFHFFAQCDLHEMEMTRSVKKIKQPMLFIHSCVDSMISPSSALKLWASSDQEKCKLWVGPSCRHGCLSMYKGDLYKKKVTKFVTRALNSR, from the coding sequence GTGAAAAGACGTATACATCCAGCCGTCTGGTGGGGGGCTGGTATAGTTGGTGTATTCTTTTTTGTTGTTTGCCCAATCGTTTCGTACCTTGCGTTGGGTAAGTTGACGTTTACCGAAGAGCGCATTTTGCATGATGGTAAAAGCCACAAAATTGTTGCACAAGAAATTCGTGATGAGCTGCTTAAGCGGCCAAATATGAAGCAGTTTACATTTAAAAATCAGGATGGACAGCTGCTAACCGGCTTTCACCTCAAGCGTGAGAATGCAAAGGCGACTATGCTTTTGTGTCATGGTTATCGAGGCAGTAAAGAGTTTATGTATACCTTTTTGGAGCTTTTTCCTGAATGGAATATGATTTCTTTTGATTTTCGTGCGCATGGGCAGAGTGAAGGAAGTATTACAACCATTGGTTGTCATGAGTATAAGGATGTACTTGCCGCTGTTGACTACGTAAAGCAGGAAGCAAAGCAGAGTGGCAAAGAACTGCCACTGATTGTGCTAGGTGTTTCTATGGGTGGTGCTGCAGCGCTTAAAGCAGCTGAGAGTAGCTCAAATATGTGTAATGTTTTAGTTATCGATTCAACGTATGCAAGCCTAAACGCGACAGTTATGAAGGGGTTTGCACGTATGTCTGGTCTGCCTTTGTATCCATTTTTTACGATGACACGCATGATGTTTCACTTTTTTGCGCAATGTGATTTGCACGAGATGGAAATGACACGTAGCGTCAAAAAAATTAAGCAGCCTATGTTGTTTATTCACTCTTGTGTTGATTCAATGATTTCACCAAGCAGCGCGCTTAAGCTCTGGGCGAGTAGCGACCAGGAAAAGTGCAAACTTTGGGTTGGACCGTCATGTCGCCATGGTTGCTTGAGTATGTACAAAGGTGATCTATATAAAAAAAAGGTAACAAAGTTTGTTACCCGAGCGCTAAATTCCCGGTAG
- the secG gene encoding preprotein translocase subunit SecG, translating to MYALLMVFFIILAFLLAGIILIQQGKGDMGLGSLSGSQMLFGASGEQNFFEKATWLMAAIFIFGSLGLAILKSKEEKSTRLKGYTVTKQKPAQTNAVEKTSEPAQAEAATESSTPEEPTDTPSSNQTP from the coding sequence ATGTACGCACTGTTAATGGTTTTTTTCATTATCTTAGCATTTTTACTTGCAGGCATCATTCTTATTCAACAGGGCAAGGGTGACATGGGCCTTGGAAGCTTAAGTGGTAGCCAAATGCTGTTTGGCGCGTCAGGAGAGCAAAACTTTTTTGAAAAAGCAACGTGGCTCATGGCTGCCATTTTTATTTTTGGCTCGCTTGGTCTTGCAATACTCAAGTCGAAAGAAGAAAAATCAACACGCCTTAAAGGTTACACCGTCACAAAACAAAAACCAGCGCAAACAAATGCTGTAGAAAAAACTTCAGAGCCTGCACAAGCTGAAGCAGCTACAGAAAGCTCAACTCCAGAAGAGCCTACCGACACTCCATCTTCCAACCAAACACCGTAA
- a CDS encoding ABC transporter permease, producing the protein MSAKFVSSLGAMTLQACRDLGNLGLFIYEAIYTLFTTRLRFKKVLYQMNYIGINSLTIVFLVGVSVGAVLALQSYIGLERFGSTQFIGPIVYLSMTREFGPVFAALMVIGRAGSAITSEIGTMRITEQIDALQTLCIDPYQYLIVPRIVAGTFILPFLSIFCTLFGILAGYITAVYVLNVNAETYMEAIRANVELSDIVNGLVKAVVFGFLLSCVATYKGFYTSGGAKGVGLATTQSVVYANVTIVIADYILTSLMFTR; encoded by the coding sequence GTGTCTGCAAAGTTTGTTAGTTCTCTGGGGGCCATGACACTTCAAGCGTGTAGGGACTTGGGTAATCTCGGCCTCTTTATTTACGAGGCAATTTATACACTATTTACCACAAGGCTTCGATTTAAAAAGGTTCTATACCAGATGAATTACATCGGCATCAACTCGCTGACCATTGTATTCCTGGTTGGCGTCTCTGTCGGTGCTGTACTTGCCTTACAAAGCTATATCGGCCTTGAGCGCTTTGGATCAACACAATTCATTGGCCCTATTGTGTACCTTTCAATGACACGAGAATTTGGGCCAGTTTTTGCTGCGCTCATGGTTATCGGTCGAGCCGGATCTGCCATAACGTCAGAAATTGGGACCATGCGCATTACAGAACAAATTGACGCACTCCAAACTCTATGCATTGACCCGTATCAATATCTTATTGTTCCACGCATTGTCGCTGGAACATTTATCCTGCCTTTTCTCTCAATTTTTTGTACGTTATTTGGAATTTTAGCGGGCTACATTACCGCTGTATACGTTCTTAATGTTAATGCAGAAACTTATATGGAGGCGATTCGTGCAAACGTAGAACTTTCAGACATAGTTAATGGACTTGTCAAGGCTGTTGTCTTTGGCTTCTTGCTCTCGTGTGTTGCAACGTATAAGGGTTTTTACACGAGCGGTGGAGCTAAAGGTGTTGGTCTTGCAACAACACAAAGTGTTGTGTACGCAAATGTAACCATTGTTATTGCTGACTACATCCTTACCTCATTGATGTTTACACGATGA
- a CDS encoding ATP-binding cassette domain-containing protein, with protein MITLKKIKKSFGSNVITNGLDLTIDEGEFLAIIGRSGEGKSVLLKQIIGLLRPDSGEIIVDNETITNFSDRELRRIFKKCGYVFQFAALLDSLTVFENVGITLIEEGEDKEKILPLVKEKLQSVGLNPESVLEKYPNELSGGMKKRVGLARTLMLSPKILIYDEPTTGLDPITVRLIHELINQTHQEQKATTIVISHDIEIFKYATSVAMLHEGKIVYKGPTKDIWECDNPYIYQFIRGLPEGPIEQIGFV; from the coding sequence ATGATTACGCTAAAAAAAATTAAAAAGTCATTTGGCTCAAACGTTATCACTAACGGGCTCGATCTGACTATCGACGAAGGCGAGTTTCTTGCTATTATCGGCCGATCTGGTGAAGGCAAATCAGTCTTACTCAAACAGATCATTGGCCTTCTGCGCCCAGACTCAGGAGAGATAATCGTCGATAATGAGACCATCACAAATTTCTCCGATCGTGAACTACGCAGGATATTCAAAAAGTGTGGCTATGTTTTCCAGTTTGCCGCACTCCTTGATTCGCTCACTGTTTTTGAAAACGTTGGCATCACACTCATAGAGGAAGGTGAGGATAAAGAAAAAATTCTCCCTTTGGTAAAAGAAAAACTACAAAGTGTCGGCCTAAACCCAGAGTCTGTTTTAGAAAAATATCCCAATGAGCTTTCTGGCGGTATGAAAAAACGAGTCGGATTGGCACGTACACTAATGTTAAGTCCAAAGATTTTAATTTATGATGAGCCAACAACCGGCCTGGATCCAATCACTGTCAGGCTCATTCACGAACTCATTAATCAGACACATCAAGAACAAAAAGCTACAACAATCGTTATCTCTCACGATATCGAAATTTTTAAATATGCAACATCTGTTGCAATGCTCCATGAAGGAAAAATTGTTTACAAAGGCCCAACAAAAGACATTTGGGAATGTGACAACCCGTACATTTATCAATTTATCCGTGGCCTACCAGAAGGCCCTATAGAACAAATTGGTTTCGTTTAA
- a CDS encoding HIT domain-containing protein has product MIEKGKAVATDCIFCKIITKEIPSSPVFENEHVLVIPDIAPKAPIHYLILPKQHVESVAHLADHDSQISWEIMRVARDLGKKIGNKGFNLVSNNGASAGQSVFHLHFHFLAGKNLYQEGGLQL; this is encoded by the coding sequence ATGATTGAGAAAGGCAAGGCAGTGGCCACAGACTGCATTTTTTGTAAAATTATTACAAAAGAAATTCCTAGTAGTCCAGTTTTTGAGAATGAGCATGTGCTTGTTATTCCAGATATAGCGCCAAAAGCACCTATTCACTATTTGATTCTTCCCAAACAACATGTTGAAAGTGTTGCACATTTGGCGGACCACGATTCTCAAATAAGTTGGGAAATTATGCGTGTAGCGCGTGATTTGGGCAAAAAAATTGGCAATAAGGGATTTAATCTGGTTTCAAATAATGGTGCATCTGCAGGACAGAGTGTGTTTCACCTACATTTTCATTTCTTAGCGGGCAAAAATCTTTATCAGGAAGGTGGGCTGCAGCTGTGA
- a CDS encoding rod shape-determining protein translates to MKFWPARQVFSFFSNDMAIDLGTANTVIYVKNRGIILDQPSVVAVKGTTNEVLAAGNKAKSMLGKTPESIIACRPMRDGVIAHFELTESMLRYFIREVHNNRKALVRPRMIIGVPSGITQVEKRAVEDSAKQAGAREVYTIMEPMAAAIGAGLPVEEPTGNMIVDIGGGTTEVAIISLKDIVYCKSVRIGGDEMDRAIVQYVKRKYNLLIGERTAEEIKIKIGTAILGEESKSIEVKGRDLVTGVPKIINLSDAEVFESLTEPISIIIDAVRTALENAPPELSSDLVDRGIMMAGGSSLLRNLDLLISKETGLPVKIAENALHGVVAGAGKVLEELDTFRDALMK, encoded by the coding sequence ATGAAATTTTGGCCCGCACGACAGGTGTTCAGTTTCTTTTCAAACGACATGGCTATCGATTTGGGAACTGCCAATACCGTCATTTACGTTAAAAATAGAGGTATTATTCTTGATCAACCTTCTGTAGTAGCGGTTAAAGGCACGACAAACGAAGTGCTTGCTGCTGGTAATAAAGCAAAGAGCATGCTTGGCAAAACGCCTGAGAGTATTATTGCTTGTCGGCCAATGCGAGATGGTGTTATTGCTCACTTTGAGTTGACTGAAAGCATGTTGCGCTATTTTATTCGAGAAGTTCATAACAATCGCAAGGCACTTGTTCGTCCGCGTATGATCATTGGTGTTCCTTCGGGGATCACTCAAGTTGAAAAGCGCGCGGTTGAAGATTCTGCAAAACAGGCAGGTGCTCGTGAAGTGTACACAATAATGGAGCCAATGGCAGCTGCGATTGGCGCTGGGTTGCCGGTAGAAGAACCAACAGGAAATATGATTGTCGACATTGGTGGTGGGACTACTGAGGTTGCAATTATTTCTCTCAAAGACATTGTTTACTGTAAATCTGTGCGCATTGGTGGCGATGAAATGGATCGTGCCATCGTTCAGTACGTTAAGCGTAAATATAACTTGTTGATCGGTGAGCGTACTGCTGAAGAAATTAAAATTAAAATAGGTACTGCAATTCTTGGCGAAGAAAGTAAAAGCATTGAGGTTAAGGGTCGAGACCTCGTCACTGGAGTGCCCAAAATTATCAATCTTTCAGATGCTGAAGTGTTTGAGTCACTGACTGAGCCTATTTCAATAATTATTGATGCTGTTCGTACAGCGCTTGAAAATGCACCGCCAGAGCTATCATCCGATCTTGTTGATCGTGGCATTATGATGGCTGGTGGCAGTTCACTGCTGCGCAACCTTGATTTGTTGATCTCAAAAGAGACCGGCTTGCCGGTAAAAATTGCAGAAAATGCATTGCATGGTGTTGTGGCGGGTGCTGGTAAGGTGCTTGAAGAGCTTGACACGTTTCGTGATGCGTTAATGAAATAA